In Amycolatopsis methanolica 239, a single genomic region encodes these proteins:
- a CDS encoding ABC transporter substrate-binding protein, with amino-acid sequence MKVRISAALALLLVVSACSAGSTASVSSGPDTLAVGFTAEPANFDFTRTDGTAIPQALLYNVYEGLVKLDGSGKIVPLLARSWTVSEDRRTYDFRLQPGVTFSNGAPFTADDVKFSIDRVKTDWTISIKSKMDVVDHVEVVDPLHARVVLKKPSNGWLFDMTGRVGAMFSPTGVADLAGKPVGTGPYEVQSRRRGDSIVLAANPAYWGRKPVYRTVILKYIKDPTALNNALLSNGIDVIAQITAPDSIPQFENDNRFTVLQGTTNGEVVLSFNGAKAPFNDVRVRRALTLAIDRKALLDTAWAGRGTVLGSMVPPTDPWYEDLAGYYPHDQVQAKTLLAEAGQTNLSIRLRVANLPYATAAAQVVASDLADIGVRVTIEPLDFPAVWLKQVFTDHDFDASIVQHVEARDITTFGNPKYYWGYDNPRVKQLISDADAGTPEQQVADMREAARTITADAAADWLFLYPNVVVAKKKVTGLAANQVSESFDLTGLG; translated from the coding sequence ATGAAAGTCCGAATTTCCGCGGCATTGGCGCTCCTGCTGGTGGTTTCGGCCTGTTCCGCCGGATCCACGGCCTCGGTCAGCTCCGGCCCGGACACGCTCGCCGTCGGGTTCACCGCCGAGCCGGCGAACTTCGACTTCACCCGAACCGACGGCACGGCCATCCCGCAGGCCCTGCTCTACAACGTCTACGAGGGCCTGGTGAAGCTTGACGGCAGCGGCAAGATCGTGCCGTTGCTCGCCCGGTCCTGGACCGTGAGCGAGGACCGGCGCACCTACGACTTCCGGCTCCAGCCCGGCGTGACGTTCAGCAACGGCGCACCGTTCACCGCCGACGACGTGAAGTTCTCCATCGACCGCGTCAAGACCGACTGGACGATCTCCATCAAGTCCAAGATGGACGTCGTGGACCACGTCGAGGTGGTCGACCCGCTGCACGCCCGCGTGGTGCTGAAGAAACCCAGCAACGGCTGGCTGTTCGACATGACCGGCCGCGTCGGCGCGATGTTCAGCCCCACCGGGGTCGCCGACCTGGCGGGCAAGCCCGTCGGCACCGGGCCGTACGAGGTGCAGTCCCGGCGGCGCGGCGATTCGATCGTGCTGGCCGCCAACCCGGCCTACTGGGGCCGGAAACCGGTCTACCGGACCGTGATCCTCAAGTACATCAAGGATCCGACCGCGTTGAACAACGCGCTGCTCAGCAACGGCATCGACGTCATCGCGCAGATCACCGCGCCGGACTCGATCCCGCAGTTCGAGAACGACAACCGCTTCACCGTCCTGCAGGGCACCACGAACGGCGAGGTCGTGCTCTCCTTCAACGGCGCCAAAGCCCCGTTCAACGACGTGCGCGTCCGCCGCGCCCTCACCCTGGCCATCGACCGGAAGGCCTTGCTGGACACCGCGTGGGCGGGTCGCGGCACGGTGCTCGGCAGCATGGTCCCGCCCACCGATCCCTGGTACGAGGACCTCGCCGGCTACTACCCGCACGACCAGGTGCAGGCGAAGACGCTGCTGGCCGAAGCCGGGCAGACGAACCTGTCGATCCGGCTGCGCGTCGCGAACCTGCCGTACGCGACGGCCGCCGCGCAGGTCGTCGCCTCCGATCTGGCCGACATCGGCGTGCGTGTCACGATCGAGCCGCTGGACTTCCCGGCCGTGTGGCTCAAGCAGGTCTTCACCGACCACGACTTCGACGCCTCGATCGTCCAGCACGTCGAGGCCCGCGACATCACGACCTTCGGCAACCCCAAGTACTACTGGGGATACGACAACCCGCGGGTCAAGCAGCTCATCTCGGACGCGGACGCGGGCACGCCGGAGCAGCAGGTCGCGGACATGCGCGAGGCCGCCCGCACCATCACCGCGGACGCGGCGGCCGATTGGCTGTTCCTGTACCCGAACGTCGTGGTGGCGAAGAAGAAGGTGACCGGGCTCGCCGCCAACCAGGTCAGCGAGTCCTTCGACCTGACGGGGCTGGGCTGA
- a CDS encoding ABC transporter permease: MAAAIPRRVAILVVSVLVASIVVFAFMAVLPGDPAQVALGINATPELLARTRADFGLDRPLVEQYLSWMGGVLQGDFGRSYVTGEAIGPQLVDRLGVTLWLVGSGMLVAVVLAVPFGALAAVWHRRFGGTAISGLSQVGVAVPAFLAGILLVQVFAVQLRWLPSGGWTPPNQDAGEFVRGLILPALSLGLVQGAVLTRYVRSAVLDTLGQDYLRTARSKGLRPYPALMRHGMRNAAVPVVTVLGLQLTTLLIGAVVVERVFVLPGLGSMLLDSVSARDLLAVQGIVLVLVVAVLVVNFVVDLLYVVIDPRLRTAR; this comes from the coding sequence ATGGCCGCCGCGATCCCGCGCCGCGTGGCGATCCTGGTGGTCAGCGTGCTGGTCGCCTCCATCGTGGTGTTCGCGTTCATGGCGGTGCTGCCCGGCGATCCGGCGCAGGTCGCGCTCGGCATCAACGCCACCCCGGAGCTGCTCGCCCGCACCCGCGCCGACTTCGGGCTCGACCGGCCGCTGGTCGAGCAGTACCTGAGCTGGATGGGCGGGGTGCTGCAGGGCGACTTCGGCCGCTCCTACGTCACCGGCGAGGCGATCGGGCCGCAGCTGGTGGACCGGCTCGGCGTGACGTTGTGGCTGGTGGGCTCGGGGATGCTGGTCGCGGTCGTGCTCGCGGTGCCGTTCGGCGCGCTGGCCGCGGTGTGGCACCGGCGCTTCGGTGGCACGGCCATCTCCGGCCTGTCGCAGGTGGGTGTCGCGGTGCCTGCCTTCCTCGCCGGGATCCTGCTGGTCCAGGTGTTCGCGGTGCAGCTGCGGTGGCTGCCGTCGGGCGGGTGGACGCCACCGAACCAGGACGCGGGCGAGTTCGTGCGCGGCCTGATCCTGCCCGCCCTGTCGCTCGGTCTCGTGCAGGGCGCGGTGCTCACCCGGTACGTGCGTTCGGCGGTGCTGGACACGCTCGGCCAGGACTACCTGCGCACCGCCCGCTCGAAGGGCCTGCGCCCGTACCCGGCGCTGATGCGGCACGGCATGCGCAACGCCGCCGTGCCGGTGGTGACCGTGCTCGGGCTCCAGCTGACGACGCTGCTGATCGGCGCGGTCGTGGTGGAGCGGGTGTTCGTGCTGCCCGGTCTGGGCAGCATGCTGCTGGACTCGGTGTCCGCGCGCGACCTGCTGGCGGTGCAGGGCATCGTGCTCGTGCTGGTGGTCGCGGTGCTGGTGGTCAACTTCGTGGTCGATCTGCTGTACGTGGTGATCGACCCCCGGCTGAGGACGGCGCGGTGA
- a CDS encoding ABC transporter permease — MKGRTSPALIAGAVLVGLVVLAALVSFVWTPHDPLKVESTARLLGPTAEHWFGTDKFGRDVFSQILVGARTTLYVGVIAVGVAALVGTPLGILAGMSMRWLGEFVMRVNDLVLAFPALLLAIMLGAVYGASTVTAMIAIGVATIPSFARVARSGTLQVMSTEYVLAARSAGRSRFFIARRHVLPNIGGLVIVQCSVSFGIAVLAEAALSFLGFGTRPPTPSWGRMLQESQELLTVQPRLALVPGLAIAIAVLGFNLLGDGLRDRLDPRLERR; from the coding sequence GTGAAGGGGCGGACATCGCCGGCGTTGATCGCCGGCGCGGTACTGGTCGGGCTCGTGGTGCTGGCGGCGCTGGTGTCGTTCGTGTGGACGCCGCACGATCCGCTGAAGGTCGAATCGACCGCCCGGCTGCTCGGGCCGACCGCCGAGCACTGGTTCGGCACCGACAAGTTCGGCCGGGACGTGTTCAGCCAGATCCTCGTCGGCGCGCGCACCACGCTGTACGTCGGCGTGATCGCGGTCGGCGTCGCCGCGCTGGTCGGGACGCCGCTGGGCATCCTGGCCGGGATGTCGATGCGGTGGCTCGGCGAGTTCGTTATGCGGGTCAACGACCTGGTGCTCGCGTTCCCGGCGCTGCTGCTGGCGATCATGCTCGGCGCGGTCTACGGCGCCAGCACGGTCACCGCGATGATCGCGATCGGCGTCGCGACCATCCCGTCGTTCGCACGGGTGGCCCGCTCCGGCACGTTGCAGGTGATGAGCACGGAGTACGTGCTGGCGGCCCGTTCGGCGGGCCGGTCGCGGTTCTTCATCGCGCGGCGGCACGTGCTGCCGAACATCGGCGGGCTGGTGATCGTGCAGTGCTCGGTGTCATTCGGCATCGCGGTGCTGGCCGAGGCGGCGCTGTCGTTCCTCGGGTTCGGCACGCGTCCGCCGACACCGTCCTGGGGGCGCATGCTGCAGGAGTCCCAGGAACTGCTGACGGTGCAGCCGCGGCTCGCGCTGGTGCCGGGTCTCGCGATCGCGATCGCGGTGCTCGGGTTCAACCTGCTCGGCGACGGTCTGCGTGACCGCCTCGACCCCCGGCTGGAGCGGCGATGA